GGTCTTTCGCCTCGCTCTGATTCGCGAACTAGGTCGTTCAAAGCGGTAATTGAACACTGGGCGGCGATCCGTCTGAATTTTGCAGCGTAAACCAATAGGTTAGTATTTATCAGTAACTATATACATATTCTGACCATTGCAAGATATTTTCCCCAATTGAAATATTTGATTTTTATCAATAATGCTGTATCCTTCAATTTCAATGATGTTATAAAAATATGATGTTATAAAAATATGTGGATGGAGAGTGAAATGGGTGAAAAATGTAGCCCTCATTGGATATGGAGTTGTTGGACATGGAGTGGCGGAGCTTCTATCGCAAAACGCGGATATTATCGCGAAACGCGCGGGAGATTCTATACAGTTGAAGCATATCCTGACGGCTCGCCCGCGTGTTGATGACCCGAGACAAAAATTGATCACGCAAAATGAGAACGACATCTTCGGCGATTACGGTGTGTCCGTTGTCGTGGAGTGCGTCAATGATCTGGAAAGCGCCTACCGTTATTGTAGGCGATCTCTTCTGGCGGGGAAACATTATGTCACATCCAACAAAAATCTGATCGCGACCTATGGCATGGAACTCACGGAACTCGCTGACCGCTGCAATGTCGCTCTGATGTTCGAGGCCAGTGTAGCCGCGGGTATTCCCGTGTTGCGTCCACTTTATAAATGCCTCAGTTCCAATTACGTCAACGAAGTGATTGGGATCGTCAATGGAACGACCAATTACATCCTGACGCAAATGAAACGCGAGGGACGTTCCTTTGCCGAGGCATTGAAGAAAGCTCAGGAGCTGGGGTACGCGGAAACCGATCCCTCAGCGGACGTCCTTGGGTTCGATGCCTGCCGAAAACTCGCGATTATGCTCTCCATCGCCTTTGGCCGCTATATCCGTTATGGAGATATTCCAACGGAGGGCATCACATCGGTCACAGCTTCCGACATCGCGTTGGCCGAACGGCTTGGCTATTCCATAAAGCTCATCGCTCTGGGCAGGCTGACGCCCTCCGATCAAGTTTACGCGCGGGTTGCTCCGCTGCTGATTTCGCACAGTCACTTGCTGGCGTCGGTAGAGGACGTTTTCAATGCCGTGTCTCTCTCTGCCGACATGGCGGGTGACGTGTTTTTCTACGGGCGCGGCGCCGGGGCCTATCCCTCGGCAAGCTCCATTGTCGGAGATATCATCGATATTGTGACCAACGGACGCTACAACGATCCCATATGGCGTGAGGATTATCGCCCACTATTGCCCGTCGAGGCAAATACCGGGTCGCTTTTCGTGAGGGCGCCTTTGTCGGAACACGAAAAACTTCTGAAGATCTTTCCGGATGGAATTTCGGCGAACGAGGGCGAAGAATTTGGATTCATCACGCCGTCTGGGACAGAGTCGGATCTCCGCGAAACGCTGCAAACGGCTGGGGTGAAAATGAACGCGATTTGGCGCGTCTTTTCCCGTTCTTCCAATATTTCCAACTAGCCGATTCTTTAAGCGTACTAATATCTATTCATAGCTAGTCGATACATTTCGCATAGTATTCCGAAGATCATATGATCTAAGGAAAAGCTGAACCTCGCAAAGTTTACCAAACGGATAAACGCTTTTTAAAAAATTGATTATCGATATAACCTTGGTTTTCGATTTCAATATCGATGTTTTCGTTGAATATTTTACGTTTGGAACTTCTCCAAACAACCTCTTATATTCAGTTTTCAAGGTACGAAAGGAGCATAAGAAGCTACTATCGTGATGTCAACGTGATGTCAATAAGAAGGAACCTGATATAAATTAATATAAATTTAATTTACGAATAGATACTTATCTCTATACTATACGATGATACTATACGATGACCTTCTGGTTCCTTGCTTCAGAA
The sequence above is a segment of the Synergistaceae bacterium genome. Coding sequences within it:
- a CDS encoding homoserine dehydrogenase, with product MKNVALIGYGVVGHGVAELLSQNADIIAKRAGDSIQLKHILTARPRVDDPRQKLITQNENDIFGDYGVSVVVECVNDLESAYRYCRRSLLAGKHYVTSNKNLIATYGMELTELADRCNVALMFEASVAAGIPVLRPLYKCLSSNYVNEVIGIVNGTTNYILTQMKREGRSFAEALKKAQELGYAETDPSADVLGFDACRKLAIMLSIAFGRYIRYGDIPTEGITSVTASDIALAERLGYSIKLIALGRLTPSDQVYARVAPLLISHSHLLASVEDVFNAVSLSADMAGDVFFYGRGAGAYPSASSIVGDIIDIVTNGRYNDPIWREDYRPLLPVEANTGSLFVRAPLSEHEKLLKIFPDGISANEGEEFGFITPSGTESDLRETLQTAGVKMNAIWRVFSRSSNISN